ATAACAACCGACACCGACCTGGTCGGCTGCCATTCGCCGAGCTTGCCGGGTTGGAGCGGGCTCCAATCGTTGCGGACTAACCTGACCTGGTCTGGGTGCGCGCCCGACGGGACGCTGTTCCGGGCTGACACGAGGCACAGTCTAGCTACGAGCGGCAGGCGGACCGGTCGGTGCTCTCCAGTTCGATGACATCCGCCGGAGCCCGCGTCACCGCAGGAAAAGGCCCATCTCAATACGGAAAGTGATGACGAGGTGGCTATTTTGCGAGAAGGGACGTTGTTGTCGAACAAGTAATGAAGAGGTGGTGAGCAGGTGGTGTGATTCCGCTCAGTAATGTCGCCCCGACCGGCACGTACACTTTTGAGGGACTATCGTGAGATCTTCGGGGTTGTCAGTACGGCTGCGGTGACGCCAGTTCGGCGTCACGGACTGTGGGCGGCGAGCCCGCCCTCAGACACCGCCGACGGAGAGAGGGACCGGGTTTTGTCGAGCGAGGACACGCCGGAGAAGTTCAACCGCTGGCGGGTGGTTGTCGGTGACCGGCGGGGAGCGCGCCGCCGGCGTTGGCCGACCGCGATGGCGGCGGCCGGCCTGACCGAAATTCCTGGCCGGCCCCGGGGTCGGACCGCTCCACAACCCGGCGACCGGGTGGTCCGGCTGGCGGTCGCCGCAGAGTCGGTGGACTGGCTCTGGCACCTGATCGACGACCCCTTCGCGCTGGTCCAGGTACGCCGGCTGACCGTGGTGGTCGACAGCTGGCGGATTCCCGAGGGCGGCTGGTCCGGTCGGCTCGGGCCACTGCGGCACGTACTCGCGCACCAGGTCCGGCTTCCTCGGGGGATACAGGGCCGGGCGGTCGTCGAACTCGAGGTCAAGTGGTCGACCCCGCTGCGGGCGTTGCTCACCGCGATCATCCCGTTGCTCACGCCGGTGCGCCCGATCCCCCGTCCGGCGAGTGCCGACGTCGCCGCCCAGGACGTCGAGCCCGGGTGGCTCGGCCTGGGGCAGAACATCACCATGGTTCGTGGCCCGCTGCCGGGCAACAACGACATCCGGGCTCACGACGTGGTGCTGACCGCCACCGGCGAGCCGATGCCGCTGGCGCAGCCCGCGGCGACCGAGACCAGCGTCGTCACCACCGCCGACTCCGCTGCGGTGGCGGCGCCCGCCCCGGCGGACCTGTACGCGATGACGGTGGCAGCCGGACCGTACGGCGCCGGGCTGGCGCAGCGGCCGGCGACCGCGCTGATCGATCTCGACCGGGCGGTGGTCACCGGCAGGTACGGCCCGTTCGGGGCGTCCGCCGGCCGGGCCGAACTGACCTTCACCGACGCCGGGGACGGGTGGGGTTACCGGATCACCGGCTCGGACGGGCTCCTCTGCGAGGGCCGGATCGACCGGCCCTGGCGCAGCGAAGAGGTGCTCGCGGCGCTGGCCGGAGTCGCTGTGCTGCACTGCGCCACGGTGCCGGCGCGGCACCCGCTCGCCGAGGCCGGATTCCTGGTGCACCTGATCCTCGCGGGTCTGCTCGTGCACGTACCCGACCTGCCGGACGCGGTCGGGGCGCACCTGGCCGACGAGGTCCGTGACAGTCTCCGGGCCGAACT
The Micromonospora pisi DNA segment above includes these coding regions:
- a CDS encoding glycosyltransferase family 2 protein, giving the protein MSSEDTPEKFNRWRVVVGDRRGARRRRWPTAMAAAGLTEIPGRPRGRTAPQPGDRVVRLAVAAESVDWLWHLIDDPFALVQVRRLTVVVDSWRIPEGGWSGRLGPLRHVLAHQVRLPRGIQGRAVVELEVKWSTPLRALLTAIIPLLTPVRPIPRPASADVAAQDVEPGWLGLGQNITMVRGPLPGNNDIRAHDVVLTATGEPMPLAQPAATETSVVTTADSAAVAAPAPADLYAMTVAAGPYGAGLAQRPATALIDLDRAVVTGRYGPFGASAGRAELTFTDAGDGWGYRITGSDGLLCEGRIDRPWRSEEVLAALAGVAVLHCATVPARHPLAEAGFLVHLILAGLLVHVPDLPDAVGAHLADEVRDSLRAELPARTGQDLEWEVRTVAQRRSAMRLHAGGFALPRLTAAAFPTLAEVPSVSALLVTKRLQHVIEAVNAIERQTYPNLEIVLCLHGVELPAELRARVARSARPIEIMTLPAEQGFGEAIGAATARARGSLVTKFDDDDTYGPEHVWDLVLARQYSGAMMVGKGAEFVYLQTLDTTVRRDAGVAEQYVSVVAGGTMLISRGDLEQVGGWRPVPRSIDRGLLDRVRRAGGLIYRTHPLGYVYQRRSDGHTWDPGLEYFLRGGGMQWSGLPRHREFGTESGLDGLTTMGVAAATEPWAAPHR